The Cellulomonas fulva genome includes a window with the following:
- a CDS encoding TetR/AcrR family transcriptional regulator: protein MVKPSTTKQAWVDAAYAVFLRDGLHAVRVEPLARAVGATKGSFYWHFADRPELVRAVVERWEAAQTDAVIELAETGGTPRERIEALFAAVARMRRDAAALLYVEAAAEGVGDAVRRVSQRRVDYLAGLLVELGHAPEEARRRSLVALATVLGLQQLELVRLEALEDPGLARTALAMVLA from the coding sequence GTGGTCAAGCCCTCGACGACGAAGCAGGCGTGGGTCGACGCCGCGTACGCGGTGTTCCTGCGGGACGGGCTGCACGCGGTGCGGGTCGAGCCGCTGGCACGCGCGGTGGGAGCGACCAAGGGGTCGTTCTACTGGCACTTCGCGGACCGGCCGGAGCTCGTGCGCGCGGTCGTGGAGCGGTGGGAGGCCGCGCAGACCGACGCGGTGATCGAGCTCGCGGAGACGGGCGGCACGCCGCGCGAGCGGATCGAGGCGCTGTTCGCCGCGGTCGCCCGCATGCGGCGTGACGCCGCCGCCCTGCTCTACGTCGAGGCGGCGGCGGAGGGAGTCGGGGACGCGGTGCGGCGGGTCTCCCAGCGCCGCGTCGACTACCTGGCCGGCCTGCTCGTCGAGCTCGGGCACGCGCCGGAGGAGGCGCGGCGTCGCTCGCTCGTCGCGCTCGCGACCGTCCTGGGGCTGCAGCAGCTCGAGCTCGTCCGGCTCGAGGCGCTCGAGGACCCGGGCCTCGCGCGCACCGCGCTCGCCATGGTCCTGGCCTGA
- a CDS encoding aminotransferase class V-fold PLP-dependent enzyme, whose translation MTAIAERQSCPDVRTGASGTTSDEVAALLPVVGGDTTVPLVDGSQVVYANLDYAASAPALRTVADRVTEVLPLYASVHRGAGYLSQVSTALYEAARQTIARFVDAREDDVAIVTRNTTDSLNLLAGVVPAGERVLVLDLEHHANLLPWLQSSDPRGHRTTILPVAATVAATLEVLAAELARTPYALVTVSGASNVTGESLPLDRVVEIAHAAGARVAVDGAQLVPHRGFSLARSGVDYIAFSGHKTYAPFGAGALVGRRDWLDTGTPYLAGGGAVRDVRTDRTVWQPAPARHEAGSPNVVGAIALAEACDTLAALPAGALEAHETALRARLVAGLEQLPGVQVARIWPDSDEPVGVLTFTVAGENPGLVAAYLAAEHGIGVRDGRFCAHPLLARLGASEGAIRASVGVGTTSEAVDRLVDALRQYVEQGARSSYEVVDGCWAVVDDTRPLLPVHGLDHLAGTAAAACGPALD comes from the coding sequence ATGACCGCGATCGCTGAGCGCCAGTCGTGTCCCGACGTCCGGACCGGCGCGTCCGGGACGACGTCCGACGAGGTGGCAGCACTGCTCCCGGTCGTCGGCGGCGACACCACGGTGCCGCTGGTGGACGGCTCGCAGGTCGTCTACGCGAACCTCGACTACGCGGCCAGCGCGCCCGCGCTGCGGACCGTCGCGGACCGCGTGACCGAGGTGCTGCCGCTGTACGCGTCGGTGCACCGGGGCGCGGGCTACCTGTCCCAGGTGTCGACCGCGCTGTACGAGGCCGCGCGGCAGACCATCGCGCGGTTCGTCGACGCGCGGGAGGACGACGTCGCGATCGTCACGCGCAACACCACGGACTCGCTCAACCTGCTCGCGGGCGTCGTGCCGGCCGGCGAGCGCGTGCTGGTGCTCGACCTCGAGCACCACGCCAACCTGCTCCCGTGGCTCCAGTCGAGCGACCCGCGCGGGCACCGCACGACGATCCTGCCCGTCGCGGCCACGGTCGCGGCGACGCTCGAGGTGCTGGCCGCCGAGCTGGCCCGCACGCCGTACGCGCTGGTCACCGTCTCGGGCGCGTCCAACGTCACGGGTGAGTCGCTGCCGCTCGACCGCGTGGTCGAGATCGCCCACGCTGCCGGGGCGCGCGTCGCCGTGGACGGCGCGCAGCTGGTCCCGCACCGCGGCTTCTCGCTCGCGCGCAGCGGCGTCGACTACATCGCCTTCTCCGGCCACAAGACGTACGCACCGTTCGGCGCGGGCGCGCTCGTCGGCCGGCGCGACTGGCTCGACACCGGGACGCCGTACCTCGCAGGGGGAGGTGCGGTGCGCGACGTGCGGACCGATCGCACGGTCTGGCAGCCCGCCCCCGCCCGGCACGAGGCCGGCTCGCCCAACGTCGTCGGCGCGATCGCGCTGGCGGAGGCGTGCGACACGCTCGCCGCGCTGCCCGCCGGTGCGCTCGAGGCGCACGAGACCGCGCTGCGCGCGCGGCTGGTCGCGGGGCTCGAGCAGCTCCCGGGCGTCCAGGTCGCGCGGATCTGGCCGGACTCCGACGAGCCGGTGGGCGTCCTGACGTTCACGGTCGCGGGCGAGAACCCGGGCCTCGTGGCCGCCTACCTCGCGGCCGAGCACGGCATCGGCGTGCGCGACGGCCGGTTCTGCGCGCACCCGCTGCTCGCACGCCTCGGGGCGTCCGAGGGCGCGATCCGCGCGTCGGTCGGGGTCGGCACGACGAGCGAGGCGGTCGACCGCCTGGTCGACGCGCTGCGCCAGTACGTCGAGCAGGGCGCGCGCTCGTCGTACGAGGTCGTCGACGGCTGCTGGGCCGTGGTCGACGACACGCGTCCGCTGCTGCCGGTGCACGGGCTGGACCACCTGGCGGGGACCGCCGCGGCCGCCTGCGGCCCGGCCCTCGACTGA
- a CDS encoding acetyl-CoA C-acetyltransferase: protein MAPEKTAAPGTPRRALVLGGNRIPFARAGGRYAHASNQDMLTAALEGLVARYGLQGERIGEVAAGAVLKHSRDFNLTREAVLGSSLAATTPAYDVQQACATGLETLVSLSNKIRLGQLESAVSGGVDSTSDAPIVVTDRLRRALLDLSRATTPGQKLAALARIRPKDLAPVAPSTGEPRTHLSMGEHQALTTAQWQVTREAQDEVALASHQRLAAAWDSGFFDDLVTPYRGQTIDGNLRPDTSLEKLAALRPTFGTGLDAPATMTAGNSTPLTDGASTVLLGSDAWAAEHGLTPLAVVVDAEAGAVDFVHGEDGLLMAPAFAVPRLLARQGLALADLDLVEIHEAFASTVLTTLAAWESPEFGRERLGLDGAFGSVDRDRLNVHGSSLAAGHPFAATGGRIVATVAKELHLRKQRDGGTPRALVSVCAAGGLGLTAILEAA, encoded by the coding sequence ATGGCACCCGAGAAGACGGCAGCACCCGGCACGCCCCGCCGCGCACTGGTCCTGGGCGGCAACCGGATCCCCTTCGCGCGGGCGGGCGGTCGCTACGCCCACGCGTCGAACCAGGACATGCTCACGGCGGCGCTCGAAGGGCTGGTCGCGCGGTACGGCCTGCAGGGCGAGCGGATCGGCGAGGTCGCAGCCGGGGCGGTGCTCAAGCACAGCCGCGACTTCAACCTCACGCGGGAGGCCGTCCTCGGCTCGTCGCTCGCGGCCACCACGCCGGCGTACGACGTGCAGCAGGCGTGCGCGACCGGCCTCGAGACGCTCGTCTCGCTGTCGAACAAGATCCGCCTCGGCCAGCTCGAGTCGGCGGTCTCGGGCGGTGTCGACTCGACGTCCGACGCACCGATCGTCGTGACCGACCGCCTGCGCCGCGCGCTGCTCGACCTGTCGCGCGCCACGACCCCCGGCCAGAAGCTCGCCGCGCTCGCGCGGATCCGGCCCAAGGACCTCGCGCCCGTCGCGCCGTCCACCGGCGAGCCCCGCACGCACCTGTCGATGGGCGAGCACCAGGCGCTGACCACCGCGCAGTGGCAGGTCACGCGGGAGGCGCAGGACGAGGTCGCGCTCGCCTCGCACCAGCGCCTCGCGGCCGCGTGGGACAGCGGGTTCTTCGACGACCTCGTCACGCCGTACCGCGGTCAGACGATCGACGGGAACCTGCGCCCGGACACCTCGCTCGAGAAGCTCGCCGCGCTCCGGCCGACGTTCGGCACCGGGCTCGACGCGCCCGCGACCATGACGGCGGGCAACTCGACCCCCCTCACCGACGGCGCGTCCACCGTCCTGCTCGGGTCCGACGCGTGGGCGGCCGAGCACGGCCTCACGCCCCTGGCCGTCGTGGTCGACGCCGAGGCCGGCGCGGTCGACTTCGTGCACGGCGAGGACGGCCTGCTCATGGCCCCGGCCTTCGCGGTGCCGCGGCTGCTCGCGCGCCAGGGGCTCGCGCTCGCGGACCTGGACCTCGTCGAGATCCACGAGGCGTTCGCGTCGACGGTCCTGACGACCCTCGCGGCCTGGGAGTCGCCCGAGTTCGGCCGCGAGCGCCTGGGGCTCGACGGTGCGTTCGGCAGCGTGGACCGCGACCGGCTCAACGTGCACGGGTCGTCGCTCGCGGCGGGCCACCCGTTCGCGGCCACGGGCGGTCGCATCGTCGCGACGGTCGCGAAGGAGCTCCACCTGCGCAAGCAGCGCGACGGCGGCACGCCGCGCGCGCTGGTGTCCGTCTGTGCGGCCGGCGGTCTCGGCCTCACCGCGATCCTCGAGGCGGCGTGA
- a CDS encoding rhodanese-like domain-containing protein has protein sequence MSYAGDLTPQQAWDLLQSDERALLVDVRTEGEWQQIGVPDADELGGRAAFIEWVTPLGPNPGFLDELGATGLTTGDGRPVVFLCRSGVRSIAAAQAATAAGYGPAYNVLQGFEGDVGPDGQRGRSGWRADGLPWRQA, from the coding sequence ATGTCCTACGCAGGTGACCTCACCCCCCAGCAGGCCTGGGACCTACTGCAGTCCGACGAGCGCGCGCTGCTCGTCGACGTGCGCACGGAGGGCGAGTGGCAGCAGATCGGCGTGCCCGACGCCGACGAGCTCGGCGGGCGCGCGGCGTTCATCGAGTGGGTCACGCCCCTGGGCCCCAACCCGGGCTTCCTCGACGAGCTCGGCGCGACCGGCCTGACGACCGGTGACGGGCGGCCCGTGGTGTTCCTCTGCCGCTCGGGCGTGCGCTCGATCGCGGCGGCGCAGGCCGCCACCGCGGCCGGGTACGGCCCGGCCTACAACGTGCTGCAGGGCTTCGAGGGCGACGTCGGCCCCGACGGGCAGCGCGGCCGCTCCGGCTGGCGCGCCGACGGCCTGCCCTGGCGGCAGGCGTGA
- a CDS encoding pentapeptide repeat-containing protein has protein sequence MRLESGGDYDGLTLSDERFDEQDGSEARFLDCTFTACVLDGADLSHARFVDSTWDAVRAAALTMPSATWQDGTWTGCRLGAVQAYGSRLTRLHVVGGKVDYLNLRDATLEEVRFTGVVVDELDLARVRARRLVFEDCRVRRLDVTGATLADADVRGVGDLQHLDGVTGLAGATISGEQLVELAPALAAHLGLRVV, from the coding sequence GTGCGACTCGAGAGCGGTGGCGACTACGACGGGCTCACGCTGAGTGACGAGCGGTTCGACGAGCAGGACGGGAGCGAGGCGCGGTTCCTCGACTGCACGTTCACCGCGTGCGTCCTGGACGGCGCGGACCTGTCCCACGCGCGGTTCGTGGACTCGACCTGGGACGCCGTGCGCGCCGCGGCCCTGACCATGCCGAGCGCCACGTGGCAGGACGGCACGTGGACCGGTTGCCGGCTGGGCGCGGTCCAGGCCTACGGCTCACGCCTCACGCGGCTGCACGTCGTCGGCGGCAAGGTCGACTACCTCAACCTGCGCGACGCGACGCTCGAGGAGGTCCGGTTCACGGGCGTCGTGGTCGACGAGCTCGACCTGGCGCGCGTGCGGGCGCGGCGGCTCGTCTTCGAGGACTGCCGGGTGCGGCGCCTCGACGTCACGGGCGCGACGCTCGCGGACGCGGACGTGCGCGGCGTCGGCGACCTGCAGCACCTCGACGGGGTCACCGGCCTGGCCGGAGCGACGATCAGCGGCGAGCAGCTCGTCGAGCTCGCCCCCGCGCTCGCCGCCCACCTGGGGCTGCGGGTGGTGTGA
- a CDS encoding MaoC family dehydratase — MTLVDLPAVPGLGGLYARGAAASGRLALARRTGGGPTALPDVAYRVRGVRGDLEHLAAFQRLVGEPVADTLPPGFVHVLAFPVATALMARSDFPLPLLGMVHLANVVEQHRPVRYDETLDVVATAGGLRPHRTGTQVDLVVDVTVDDEIVWRGTSTYLAKGVRLGGEAPDDDERVPFDPPLPTGQWRLGKDTGRRYAAVSGDRNPIHLSALSAKALGFPRAIAHGMHTASRLLADVGPARGDAFVCSVDFVKPVLLPATVATSVRRAPTGGATFELAAWHPRTGKPHALGTVRPLS, encoded by the coding sequence GTGACGCTCGTCGACCTGCCGGCCGTCCCCGGTCTGGGCGGGCTCTACGCGCGCGGCGCGGCCGCGTCCGGGCGCCTGGCACTGGCTCGTCGGACCGGCGGCGGACCCACCGCGCTGCCCGACGTCGCCTACCGCGTGCGGGGCGTGCGCGGGGACCTGGAGCACCTCGCCGCGTTCCAGCGCCTCGTCGGGGAGCCCGTGGCCGACACCCTGCCCCCCGGGTTCGTGCACGTCCTGGCGTTCCCCGTCGCGACGGCCCTCATGGCGCGCTCCGACTTCCCGCTCCCGCTGCTCGGGATGGTGCACCTCGCGAACGTCGTCGAGCAGCACCGGCCGGTCCGGTACGACGAGACGCTCGACGTGGTCGCGACGGCAGGCGGCCTGCGGCCCCACCGGACCGGCACCCAGGTGGACCTGGTCGTGGACGTCACGGTCGACGACGAGATCGTCTGGCGCGGCACCTCGACGTACCTCGCCAAGGGCGTGCGGCTGGGCGGCGAGGCGCCCGACGACGACGAGCGCGTCCCGTTCGACCCCCCGCTGCCCACCGGGCAGTGGCGGCTCGGCAAGGACACCGGCCGGCGCTACGCCGCGGTCTCGGGCGACCGCAACCCGATCCACCTGTCCGCGCTCTCGGCCAAGGCGCTCGGCTTCCCCCGGGCCATCGCGCACGGGATGCACACCGCGTCCCGCCTGCTCGCGGACGTCGGCCCCGCCCGGGGCGACGCCTTCGTCTGCTCGGTCGACTTCGTCAAGCCCGTCCTGCTCCCCGCGACGGTCGCGACGAGCGTCCGCCGCGCCCCGACCGGCGGCGCGACGTTCGAGCTCGCCGCCTGGCACCCCCGCACGGGCAAGCCCCACGCCCTGGGCACGGTCCGCCCCCTCTCCTGA
- a CDS encoding GNAT family N-acetyltransferase translates to MQHDITLTGHGVTLVPLAVRHAAALASFVDERVWRGMTSATPRGTADLTRVVETALATPARYAFAVLDGAGDVVGSTSFYDVDRAMGRLEIGHTFYAPAVWGTHVNPACKLLLMTQAFEAWGVHRVAFRADARNARSVAAIRRLGAVDEGALRGHRVAADGSRGDSAYFSILADEWPQARARLLARLAPEVAAAQPSAAPATFSEPVVERHAASGTASRSTTRSVNAATDRSHLVLIGGRSGVGKTSTLHALHALLTEADVRHAVIEGDYLDLAHPAPHEHRLTERNLRAVWAGYRELGYRRLVYTNTVSPRYADDLAAAMGDEPRVTAVLLTADDEAAHHRLAQRETGDELARHVERSDRAAVELERGCPPSVHRLDTTTADPSAVARQIAVLAGWVPPATHPAR, encoded by the coding sequence GTGCAGCACGACATCACCCTGACCGGTCACGGCGTCACCCTCGTCCCGCTCGCCGTGCGGCACGCGGCGGCGCTCGCGTCGTTCGTCGACGAGCGCGTCTGGCGGGGCATGACCAGCGCGACGCCGCGCGGCACGGCGGACCTGACGCGCGTCGTCGAGACCGCCCTCGCGACCCCCGCCCGCTACGCCTTCGCGGTGCTGGACGGGGCGGGCGACGTCGTCGGCTCGACGTCGTTCTACGACGTCGACCGCGCGATGGGCCGGCTCGAGATCGGCCACACGTTCTACGCGCCGGCGGTGTGGGGCACGCACGTGAACCCCGCGTGCAAGCTGCTGCTGATGACCCAGGCGTTCGAGGCGTGGGGCGTGCACCGCGTCGCGTTCCGTGCCGACGCGCGCAACGCGCGGTCGGTCGCCGCGATCCGGCGCCTGGGCGCGGTCGACGAGGGGGCGCTGCGCGGGCACCGCGTGGCCGCCGACGGCTCGCGCGGTGACTCGGCGTACTTCTCGATCCTGGCCGACGAGTGGCCGCAGGCCCGGGCCCGCCTGCTCGCGCGCCTCGCCCCGGAGGTCGCCGCCGCGCAGCCGTCCGCCGCCCCGGCGACCTTCAGCGAACCCGTGGTTGAACGCCACGCCGCGTCGGGCACGGCGAGTCGTTCAACCACGCGATCAGTGAACGCCGCGACCGACCGGTCGCACCTCGTGCTCATCGGCGGCCGGTCGGGGGTCGGCAAGACCAGCACGCTGCACGCGCTGCACGCCCTGCTCACGGAGGCCGACGTCCGGCACGCCGTGATCGAGGGGGACTACCTGGACCTCGCGCACCCCGCGCCGCACGAGCACCGGCTCACCGAGCGCAACCTGCGCGCCGTGTGGGCGGGCTACCGCGAGCTCGGCTACCGACGGCTGGTCTACACGAACACCGTCAGTCCCCGGTACGCCGACGACCTCGCCGCGGCCATGGGCGACGAGCCACGCGTGACGGCGGTCCTCCTGACGGCCGACGACGAGGCCGCGCACCACCGCCTCGCCCAGCGCGAGACCGGCGACGAGCTCGCCCGCCACGTCGAGCGCAGCGACCGCGCCGCCGTCGAGCTCGAGCGCGGCTGCCCGCCCTCGGTCCACCGCCTCGACACGACGACGGCCGACCCCTCCGCGGTCGCCCGGCAGATCGCCGTCCTCGCCGGCTGGGTCCCGCCCGCGACGCACCCTGCTCGCTGA
- a CDS encoding 3-oxoacyl-ACP reductase: MANPITATLSAKLSGLLGFSPAVPLRRWAPDQPLVDGTVLVLGTGADADAVAALLSGAASSETGEGPGWGLEVHRHPAPDRRYAAVVAVLTGLEHPDELHAPLLAAASTLKGLGRGGRVVTLSRAATSDDAPAVAAARQGVDAVVRTIAKESRGGTTANGLVLAEGVPVTAPSVVGGLRFLLSTRSAFVHGQLLAVDTAAGALPADWEKPLTGRVAVVTGAARGIGASIARTLARDGATVVAVDVPTAGEQLTGVANAVRGTALQLDITAPDAGARILEHALARHGRLDVVVHNAGITRDKLFANMTEAQWDAVIAVNIAAQLRINEALLTSGDFTDAPRIVSISSTTGLAGNRGQANYAATKGGVIGMVRATAPLLEAFGGTANAVAPGFIETEMTAKMPAVTRQVARQLNSLQQGGLPVDVAEAVAFLSSPQAGGILGRTLRVCGQNVVGA, encoded by the coding sequence ATGGCGAACCCGATCACCGCGACCCTGTCCGCCAAGCTCTCCGGGCTGCTCGGGTTCTCCCCCGCGGTGCCGCTGCGGCGCTGGGCGCCGGACCAGCCGCTCGTCGACGGGACGGTGCTCGTGCTGGGCACCGGCGCGGACGCCGACGCCGTCGCCGCCCTGCTGTCGGGCGCGGCCTCGTCGGAGACGGGAGAGGGTCCCGGCTGGGGTCTCGAGGTGCACCGCCACCCCGCGCCGGACCGGCGGTACGCCGCGGTGGTGGCCGTGCTCACCGGGCTCGAGCACCCCGACGAGCTGCACGCGCCGCTGCTCGCGGCCGCGAGCACCCTCAAGGGCCTCGGCCGCGGTGGCCGCGTCGTGACGCTCTCGCGCGCAGCCACGTCCGACGACGCGCCCGCCGTGGCCGCCGCGCGGCAGGGCGTCGACGCCGTGGTGCGCACCATCGCCAAGGAGTCCCGCGGCGGCACGACCGCCAACGGCCTGGTGCTCGCCGAGGGCGTGCCGGTGACGGCACCGTCGGTCGTCGGCGGGCTCCGGTTCCTGCTCTCGACCCGCTCGGCGTTCGTGCACGGCCAGCTCCTCGCGGTCGACACCGCGGCGGGCGCCCTGCCCGCCGACTGGGAGAAGCCGCTCACCGGCCGCGTGGCGGTCGTGACGGGCGCGGCGCGCGGGATCGGCGCATCGATCGCGCGCACGCTGGCCCGCGACGGCGCGACGGTGGTCGCGGTCGACGTGCCGACCGCGGGCGAGCAGCTCACGGGTGTCGCCAACGCGGTCCGCGGCACGGCGCTGCAGCTCGACATCACCGCGCCGGACGCGGGTGCGCGCATCCTCGAGCACGCGCTCGCGCGGCACGGCCGGCTCGACGTCGTCGTGCACAACGCCGGCATCACGCGGGACAAGCTGTTCGCCAACATGACCGAGGCGCAGTGGGACGCGGTGATCGCGGTGAACATCGCCGCGCAGCTGCGGATCAACGAGGCGCTCCTGACGTCGGGCGACTTCACCGACGCCCCGCGCATCGTCTCGATCTCCTCGACCACGGGCCTGGCCGGCAACCGGGGCCAGGCCAACTACGCGGCGACCAAGGGCGGCGTGATCGGCATGGTCCGCGCGACCGCGCCGCTGCTCGAGGCGTTCGGCGGCACCGCCAACGCGGTCGCGCCGGGCTTCATCGAGACCGAGATGACCGCGAAGATGCCGGCCGTGACGCGCCAGGTCGCGCGCCAGCTCAACTCGCTGCAGCAGGGCGGTCTGCCGGTCGACGTGGCCGAGGCGGTCGCGTTCCTGTCCTCGCCGCAGGCGGGCGGGATCCTCGGGCGCACGCTGCGGGTGTGCGGGCAGAACGTGGTGGGCGCGTGA
- a CDS encoding DUF2867 domain-containing protein, translating to MSGTTATWSVALSEFTPDYAESTFTALPAGATTDPEAWARTVFGLASMPVWVRAALGLRQLLVPLLGIPRAPRDTFAVDAVVGNEALIRADDAHLDFRCGIAVDEAAGLVRVTTSVRLHNRRGRLYFAPVRLVHPTVVDSMLRRAARRLAPAH from the coding sequence ATGTCCGGCACCACGGCGACCTGGTCGGTCGCGCTGAGCGAGTTCACGCCCGACTACGCCGAGTCGACGTTCACCGCGCTGCCCGCGGGCGCGACCACGGACCCCGAGGCGTGGGCCCGGACCGTCTTCGGGCTGGCCTCGATGCCGGTCTGGGTCCGCGCGGCGCTCGGTCTGCGCCAGCTGCTGGTCCCGCTGCTCGGCATCCCCCGGGCGCCGCGGGACACCTTCGCGGTCGACGCGGTGGTGGGCAACGAGGCGCTCATCCGTGCGGACGACGCGCACCTCGACTTCCGGTGCGGCATCGCGGTCGACGAGGCCGCGGGCCTGGTCCGCGTCACGACGAGCGTGCGCCTGCACAACCGCCGCGGACGCCTCTACTTCGCGCCCGTGCGGCTGGTGCACCCCACGGTCGTCGACTCGATGCTCCGCCGGGCGGCCCGCCGGCTCGCGCCGGCGCACTGA
- a CDS encoding TetR/AcrR family transcriptional regulator: MSPITPGASTTRATPRPAPPGPSVPHVDPFAVDGRSARWVDHREARRAELVRIARRTVHHRGPDVSMEEIATAAGTSKSIVYRYFSDKTGLQIAVAEAVVLQIQGALEGVLRVAPTPRDGLRAMVAVYLEMIESSPNVYAFVTRDGSVESGGPLGHFLDSVTHLVALPFARVLADGDAHASDEAASDERASDEAVSDEAVSDERASDEAVSDEAVSDEVAPDEVAPDEAARDDQPSAPLAVHDALAADPATAARSALAEAWAAGAVGFVRGAGEWWMAHRDEAGTPDRETLTAQVAAWLWAGPVGLLARERTTRTPWEIR; encoded by the coding sequence GTGAGTCCGATCACACCGGGCGCCTCGACGACGAGGGCGACCCCCAGGCCTGCCCCCCCGGGGCCCTCAGTCCCGCACGTCGACCCGTTCGCGGTCGACGGGCGGTCCGCGCGCTGGGTCGACCACCGCGAGGCCCGCCGCGCCGAGCTGGTCCGCATCGCGCGGCGCACGGTCCACCACCGCGGGCCCGACGTCTCCATGGAGGAGATCGCGACCGCCGCGGGGACGTCCAAGTCGATCGTCTACCGCTACTTCTCGGACAAGACCGGGCTGCAGATCGCGGTCGCCGAGGCCGTGGTGCTGCAGATCCAGGGCGCGCTCGAGGGCGTGCTCCGCGTCGCGCCGACGCCGCGCGACGGCCTGCGCGCGATGGTCGCCGTCTACCTCGAGATGATCGAGTCCTCGCCGAACGTCTACGCGTTCGTCACCCGCGACGGCTCCGTCGAGTCCGGCGGCCCGCTGGGGCACTTCCTGGACTCCGTCACGCACCTCGTCGCGCTGCCGTTCGCGCGCGTCCTCGCGGACGGCGACGCGCACGCGTCCGACGAGGCTGCGTCCGACGAGCGCGCGTCCGACGAGGCTGTGTCCGACGAGGCTGTGTCCGACGAGCGCGCGTCCGACGAGGCTGTGTCCGACGAGGCTGTGTCCGACGAGGTCGCGCCCGACGAGGTCGCGCCCGACGAGGCTGCGCGCGACGACCAGCCGTCCGCACCTCTCGCCGTCCACGACGCGCTCGCCGCCGACCCCGCGACCGCCGCGCGCAGCGCGCTGGCCGAGGCGTGGGCCGCCGGCGCGGTCGGCTTCGTGCGTGGCGCCGGCGAGTGGTGGATGGCCCACCGCGACGAGGCCGGCACGCCGGACCGCGAGACCCTCACCGCGCAGGTCGCGGCCTGGCTCTGGGCCGGGCCGGTCGGCCTGCTGGCCCGCGAACGCACCACCCGCACGCCCTGGGAGATCCGATGA